CTTCAGCAATGTCTAAGGCTACTTCTTGAATCGCTTCTCGACTATTAGCAGGATTCATTTGATAGGTTTGTTTGTCGCCAAATTGGGGGGCAGATTCTAAAGCATCGCGGAATGGACCATAATAAGCTGAAGCGTATTTAGCCGAATAGGCTAAAATTCCCACCTCAAAATAACCAGCAGCATCTAAACCTCGGCGGATTGCCCCTACTCTACCGTCCATCATATCGGAAGGGGCGACTATGTTTGCTCCTGCTTCTGCTTGAGAAATAGCTTGTTTTACTAGCACTTTTACGGTTTCGTCGTTGAGAATGTTTCCATCTTTGACGATGCCATCATGACCGTAGGTAGAAAAAGGATCGAGGGCTACATCGGTAATAATGGTAATTTCAGGTATTTCTTGCTTAATTGCTTTTACCGTGCGCTGTACCAAACCATCGGGATTATAGCTTTCTGTTCCTGCGTTATCTTTCTTTTCTGTAGGAATGAGGGGAAATAGGGCAACTGCATTTATCCCCAAATTAGCAGCCTCGGCTATTTCTTTCAGCAGTAAATCGAGGGAATAACGATAGATTTCTGGCATCGAAGGAATCTCTTCTTGTCGATTTTCCCCTTCCATGACAAACACGGGATAAATTAAATCGTTAACGGTTAATTGGGTTTCTCGCACCATACGACGTAATGATGCGGTGCGACGGAGGCGACGAGGACGATGGAATAAGGAGAGGTGTTGAGTAGGAAAAGTCATAAAGTCGATCAGAAAGCTCGCCAATTAAAATGATAATCATTATCATATACTAAAAGAGACTATTATCATTATTTTTTGCGAGTGAAATTACCTAACTATATCGATAGTGCGATTATTGGCGCAGGAGTTCAGGCTCTAACTTTAACTACCCACCTGTTACAAAAAAGCTCGAAGCACGATCGTAAATTCTTAGTTTTCGATCCGAGTCAGACTTGGCTGAGTCAAT
This is a stretch of genomic DNA from Oscillatoria salina IIICB1. It encodes these proteins:
- the hemB gene encoding porphobilinogen synthase, which encodes MTFPTQHLSLFHRPRRLRRTASLRRMVRETQLTVNDLIYPVFVMEGENRQEEIPSMPEIYRYSLDLLLKEIAEAANLGINAVALFPLIPTEKKDNAGTESYNPDGLVQRTVKAIKQEIPEITIITDVALDPFSTYGHDGIVKDGNILNDETVKVLVKQAISQAEAGANIVAPSDMMDGRVGAIRRGLDAAGYFEVGILAYSAKYASAYYGPFRDALESAPQFGDKQTYQMNPANSREAIQEVALDIAEGADMVMVKPALAYLDIIRRIKEYTNLPVAAYNVSGEYAMVKAAAQQGWIDEKQVVLETLTSIKRAGADLILTYFAKQVALMLQ